CTTCAGTATAGACCCCGGGGAGATATATGCGGCAATGGGGAAAAAGATACACCCCCTTATCGATGGCGCCGAGATACTCTTCACAACAGAGAAAGAGATACGGATGCTCTTCGGCGATGATATGGACCAGGCCGTCCAAAAGGCGCTGGAAATGGTCAGCATCGTAGTTATAAAAAAGGGGAAGGACGGCGCATCCCTCTGTACAAAAGACATAAATGTGAACTCTCAGGGCGAGAAGGTCCACGTTGTTGATAATACCGGCGCCGGTGATGTCCTCGACGGC
The Syntrophorhabdaceae bacterium genome window above contains:
- a CDS encoding carbohydrate kinase family protein, with the translated sequence FSIDPGEIYAAMGKKIHPLIDGAEILFTTEKEIRMLFGDDMDQAVQKALEMVSIVVIKKGKDGASLCTKDINVNSQGEKVHVVDNTGAGDVLDGVFLGLYMQGEDPVRALEVAVKAASISATRFGRDAYPDAKTIEEFLAAKEKGAKVPHNDHA